In Vallicoccus soli, the following are encoded in one genomic region:
- a CDS encoding family 43 glycosylhydrolase, with amino-acid sequence MGRRPTTLALSLTTALATALALPVAVPAGAAPAGVPAVVARPYANPLGPAGADTYADPAVLRGKDGWWYAYGTTDPLREGEGRRHLLPISRSLDLVRWEYVGDAFSEESAPAWLDREVPGALWAPDVRYVEGEYRLYYVVTDTTLTDERGDGAIGVATAPTPAGPWTDTGAPVVGPRRGASGAPGDFLWTFDPHHVTDADGTQHLFYGSYYGGIWVTELDATGRRAVGEPTQVAIDNKYEGAYVVRRDGWWYLFASSANCCAGPTTGYSVHVGRSRDLRGPYVDREGQRLDVSRAGGTPVLAPNGNRWVGPGHNAVVTDLAGQDWMVYHAIDRRDPYLDGTDGINERPMLIDRLDWVGGWPAVRAGAWASEGRQRGPVTGGRAATRFEGGRDGFARTGRWTLAEDRATDAGTYADAAGRASLLARAGGRVRVEADVRQPDGGALALVAGRATGGGTQVRATVDADRGRLVLSAHRGARVVARTSAALARPRDAAAWHSAALEVRDGVARAEVSDARLFDAEASLALRLPRGSRTAGPAGVVAGREGGEVDNLSALPAHRPVTRLVPAPRPGRTVFADGFDGGLRPGWQEVRDPDVRVRGGDLVWPVEVADLGGPGGTASLLLRDAPAGDWTAQTRVTLDVGVDVVRNYQQAGLVAHVDDDHWVRLSHVAIWNTRQTEFGTERPYAGRLQYGGTIVGPPARTTWLRITRTEDASGEQELQASTSRDGRTWVRGGVWTLPAGAHVRVGLAAHGGQPDAEGDVPPPATARFHEFRITRD; translated from the coding sequence ATGGGACGCCGACCGACGACGCTCGCGCTCTCCCTCACCACCGCCCTGGCCACCGCGCTCGCCCTGCCCGTCGCGGTGCCCGCGGGCGCCGCCCCGGCGGGGGTCCCCGCCGTGGTGGCCCGCCCCTACGCGAACCCGCTCGGGCCCGCGGGGGCGGACACCTACGCCGACCCCGCGGTCCTGCGCGGCAAGGACGGCTGGTGGTACGCCTACGGCACCACCGACCCGCTGCGCGAGGGGGAGGGGCGCCGGCACCTCCTGCCGATCAGCCGCTCGCTCGACCTCGTGCGGTGGGAGTACGTCGGCGACGCGTTCTCCGAGGAGAGCGCGCCCGCGTGGCTCGACCGGGAGGTGCCGGGGGCGCTGTGGGCCCCGGACGTGCGCTACGTCGAGGGCGAGTACCGGCTCTACTACGTCGTCACCGACACCACGCTCACCGACGAGCGGGGCGACGGCGCGATCGGCGTCGCGACCGCCCCGACCCCCGCCGGGCCCTGGACCGACACCGGCGCGCCCGTCGTCGGCCCGCGCCGCGGCGCCTCCGGGGCGCCCGGGGACTTCCTGTGGACCTTCGACCCGCACCACGTCACCGACGCCGACGGGACCCAGCACCTCTTCTACGGGTCCTACTACGGCGGGATCTGGGTCACCGAGCTCGACGCCACCGGACGGCGGGCGGTGGGGGAGCCGACGCAGGTCGCCATCGACAACAAGTACGAGGGCGCGTACGTGGTGCGCCGCGACGGCTGGTGGTACCTCTTCGCGTCCTCGGCGAACTGCTGCGCCGGGCCGACGACCGGCTACAGCGTGCACGTCGGGCGCTCGCGCGACCTGCGGGGGCCGTACGTCGACCGCGAGGGCCAGCGCCTCGACGTGTCGCGGGCCGGCGGCACTCCGGTGCTCGCGCCCAACGGGAACCGCTGGGTGGGCCCGGGGCACAACGCGGTCGTCACCGACCTGGCCGGGCAGGACTGGATGGTCTACCACGCCATCGACCGGAGGGACCCGTACCTCGACGGGACGGACGGCATCAACGAGCGGCCCATGCTCATCGACCGGCTGGACTGGGTCGGCGGGTGGCCCGCGGTGCGCGCCGGCGCCTGGGCGTCCGAGGGGCGCCAGCGGGGGCCGGTGACCGGCGGGCGCGCGGCGACCCGCTTCGAGGGCGGCCGGGACGGGTTCGCCCGGACCGGGCGCTGGACGCTCGCCGAGGACCGCGCGACGGACGCGGGCACGTACGCCGACGCCGCAGGGCGGGCGTCGCTGCTGGCGCGGGCCGGCGGGCGGGTCCGGGTGGAGGCCGACGTGCGCCAGCCGGACGGCGGCGCCCTCGCGCTCGTCGCCGGCCGGGCCACCGGGGGCGGCACCCAGGTCCGGGCCACGGTCGACGCCGACCGCGGGCGGCTCGTCCTGAGCGCCCACCGGGGCGCGCGGGTCGTCGCCCGCACCAGCGCGGCGCTCGCGCGGCCGCGCGACGCGGCGGCGTGGCACAGCGCGGCGCTCGAGGTGCGCGACGGGGTCGCCCGCGCGGAGGTGAGCGACGCGCGGCTGTTCGATGCCGAGGCGTCCCTCGCCCTGCGCCTGCCCCGCGGCAGCCGCACGGCGGGCCCGGCCGGCGTGGTGGCCGGACGCGAGGGCGGCGAGGTCGACAACCTCAGCGCCCTGCCGGCCCACCGCCCGGTCACCCGGCTCGTCCCGGCCCCGCGGCCGGGGCGCACGGTCTTCGCGGACGGCTTCGACGGCGGGCTGCGCCCGGGCTGGCAGGAGGTCCGCGACCCGGACGTGCGCGTGCGCGGCGGCGACCTCGTCTGGCCGGTCGAGGTCGCCGACCTCGGCGGGCCCGGCGGCACGGCCTCGCTGCTGCTGCGCGACGCGCCGGCGGGGGACTGGACCGCGCAGACCCGGGTCACGCTCGACGTCGGCGTCGACGTCGTGCGCAACTACCAGCAGGCCGGGCTCGTGGCGCACGTGGACGACGACCACTGGGTGCGGCTGTCCCACGTCGCCATCTGGAACACCCGGCAGACGGAGTTCGGCACCGAGCGGCCGTACGCGGGCCGGCTGCAGTACGGCGGCACGATCGTCGGGCCGCCGGCCCGCACGACCTGGCTGCGCATCACCCGCACCGAGGACGCTTCGGGCGAGCAGGAGCTGCAGGCGTCCACGAGCCGCGACGGGCGCACCTGGGTGCGCGGCGGGGTGTGGACGCTCCCAGCGGGGGCACACGTGCGCGTCGGGCTCGCCGCGCACGGCGGCCAGCCGGACGCCGAGGGGGACGTGCCGCCGCCGGCGACGGCGCGCTTCCACGAGTTCCGCATCACGCGCGACTGA
- a CDS encoding ABC transporter substrate-binding protein translates to MTGISRRTDGAGLSRRGFLAAAGALGGAALAGCGSAEPQVATGPALQDEYTGEPVTLRYWHGFTGGDGPAMQALVDRFNESQDRITVEPNTIQWNQYYQRVIAAVHAGKGPDVGTLQIDQLANLAARQTINPLDEVVTQLGLQESEFPQEVWRNGVYRGSRYGVPLDVHSLASYGNRAVLQQAGLERQPRTGEELEEQTRALLAAGVETPFWMPNRWPAHLIFLSLLWQFGGEPYAEDGSRATFDSDAGVQALTWMRRQVDAGISPPDVAQDSQYVGFKNGQGAYTWDGIWQINDLQSTDLDWDIAPVPQVGDQPASWASSHHLVLFRQRDPDDDKLLAGKAFMRYLLEASSEWTAAGMIPALASARETPEFQESPQAALADAVPTLRFLPPVPGLGDVQVQTLEIAVSNAVLGREQPAAALSGAAARATEQMQANQQKFEV, encoded by the coding sequence GTGACCGGCATCAGCAGGCGCACGGACGGCGCGGGGCTCTCGCGGCGCGGCTTCCTGGCGGCGGCCGGCGCGCTCGGCGGCGCGGCCCTGGCCGGCTGCGGGTCGGCGGAGCCGCAGGTGGCGACCGGGCCGGCGCTGCAGGACGAGTACACCGGGGAGCCGGTGACCCTGCGCTACTGGCACGGCTTCACGGGCGGCGACGGCCCCGCGATGCAGGCGCTGGTGGACCGGTTCAACGAGAGCCAGGACCGCATCACGGTCGAGCCGAACACGATCCAGTGGAACCAGTACTACCAGCGGGTCATCGCGGCGGTGCACGCCGGCAAGGGGCCCGACGTCGGCACGCTGCAGATCGACCAGCTGGCCAACCTCGCGGCCCGGCAGACCATCAACCCGCTCGACGAGGTCGTCACCCAGCTGGGGCTGCAGGAGTCGGAGTTCCCGCAGGAGGTGTGGCGCAACGGCGTCTACCGCGGGTCGCGGTACGGCGTGCCGCTCGACGTGCACTCCCTCGCCTCGTACGGCAACCGGGCGGTGCTGCAGCAGGCGGGCCTCGAGCGCCAGCCGCGGACGGGGGAGGAGCTCGAGGAGCAGACGAGGGCCCTGCTCGCCGCCGGCGTCGAGACCCCCTTCTGGATGCCGAACCGCTGGCCGGCCCACCTCATCTTCCTGTCGCTGCTGTGGCAGTTCGGCGGCGAGCCCTACGCGGAGGACGGCAGCCGCGCCACCTTCGACAGCGACGCCGGCGTCCAGGCGCTCACCTGGATGCGCCGCCAGGTCGACGCCGGCATCAGCCCGCCCGACGTCGCCCAGGACTCCCAGTACGTCGGCTTCAAGAACGGCCAGGGCGCCTACACCTGGGACGGGATCTGGCAGATCAACGACCTGCAGTCGACCGACCTCGACTGGGACATCGCACCCGTGCCGCAGGTCGGGGACCAGCCCGCCTCGTGGGCCAGCAGCCACCACCTGGTGCTGTTCCGCCAGCGCGACCCCGACGACGACAAGCTCCTCGCCGGCAAGGCCTTCATGCGCTACCTGCTCGAGGCGTCCTCCGAGTGGACCGCCGCGGGCATGATCCCGGCCCTGGCGAGCGCCCGTGAGACGCCGGAGTTCCAGGAGAGCCCCCAGGCGGCGCTGGCTGACGCCGTGCCGACGCTGCGGTTCCTGCCCCCCGTGCCCGGCCTCGGCGACGTGCAGGTGCAGACGCTGGAGATCGCGGTGAGCAACGCGGTCCTCGGCCGGGAGCAGCCGGCGGCGGCCCTCAGCGGGGCGGCCGCGCGGGCCACCGAGCAGATGCAGGCCAACCAGCAGAAGTTCGAGGTCTGA
- a CDS encoding carbohydrate ABC transporter permease — MTDTNVSRPATGGASALSVEAAPRSAAPPVRGDRSRKRDTRDAVLFLAPYLVIFTVFVLAPLLYGIWVSLHDYDFTLPEAPWVGLENYTGLLTGDSPFAETFWQSVQATWLFTALTVPLLLVLPLLVALVLNQKFPGRNLFRALYFAPYVLGVAVVAVLWRYLLDTNIGLVNHYLGVIGLRDTVPWLTSLPWAWISLVGVTVWWTLGFNTVIYLAALQDISPELYEAARVDGANAVQRFRNVTLPGLRPVVLFITSVTIIASVNMFGQSYLMTAGGPGTETRTGIYEIAEVGLRQFNTGQAAAMSLIFTFFLMVVSLAVFYAFRDRDARR, encoded by the coding sequence ATGACCGACACCAACGTCTCGCGCCCCGCCACCGGCGGGGCGTCCGCGCTCAGCGTCGAGGCCGCGCCGCGGAGCGCCGCGCCCCCGGTGCGCGGCGACCGCTCGCGCAAGCGGGACACGCGCGACGCGGTGCTGTTCCTCGCGCCGTACCTCGTGATCTTCACGGTCTTCGTGCTCGCCCCGCTCCTCTACGGGATCTGGGTGAGCCTGCACGACTACGACTTCACGCTGCCGGAAGCCCCGTGGGTCGGGCTGGAGAACTACACGGGCCTGCTCACGGGCGACTCCCCGTTCGCCGAGACCTTCTGGCAGTCGGTGCAGGCGACCTGGCTGTTCACCGCGCTGACGGTGCCGCTGCTGCTCGTGCTGCCGCTGCTCGTCGCGCTGGTGCTCAACCAGAAGTTCCCCGGCCGCAACCTCTTCCGGGCGCTCTACTTCGCCCCGTACGTCCTCGGCGTCGCCGTCGTGGCGGTCCTGTGGCGCTACCTGCTCGACACGAACATCGGCCTGGTGAACCACTACCTCGGCGTGATCGGGCTGCGCGACACCGTCCCGTGGCTCACCTCGCTGCCGTGGGCGTGGATCTCGCTCGTCGGGGTCACGGTGTGGTGGACCCTCGGGTTCAACACCGTGATCTACCTGGCTGCGCTGCAGGACATCTCGCCCGAGCTCTACGAGGCCGCGCGCGTCGACGGTGCGAACGCGGTGCAGCGGTTCCGCAACGTCACGCTGCCCGGCCTGCGCCCCGTGGTGCTGTTCATCACCAGCGTCACGATCATCGCGTCGGTCAACATGTTCGGCCAGTCCTACCTCATGACGGCCGGCGGCCCGGGCACCGAGACGCGCACCGGCATCTACGAGATCGCCGAGGTGGGCCTGCGGCAGTTCAACACCGGCCAGGCCGCCGCGATGTCGCTGATCTTCACCTTCTTCCTCATGGTCGTGAGCCTCGCGGTGTTCTACGCGTTCCGCGACCGCGACGCCCGGCGCTGA
- a CDS encoding carbohydrate ABC transporter permease gives MSTATTSRHTTAAPTPPPRRGSSGPNPLKRILQYGVLGALTILFISPLIYMVSTSFKDTASAASPDPQWIPSDPTTQAYDTVLGTEGTPVLRWLLNSLLSAAGQTLLILITASMAAYALARIDFPGKKVVFAVIIGTLFVPPVILLIPNYLIVGRLGWLDTLWAVIVPGAAGAFGVFFLRQFFLGLPAELEEAAAIDGASRWRTFLQVVLPLSKPALVTLGMLSFLTNWNDFLWPVYVLFSPENQTLPAGLSTLQNANAVRYDLLMAGAVIASVPVLLLYLVAQRFVVEGVSRAGLKG, from the coding sequence ATGTCCACTGCCACGACCAGCAGGCACACCACCGCCGCCCCCACGCCCCCGCCGCGGCGGGGCAGCAGCGGCCCCAACCCGCTCAAGCGGATCCTGCAGTACGGCGTCCTCGGCGCGCTGACGATCCTCTTCATCAGCCCGCTCATCTACATGGTCTCGACGTCCTTCAAGGACACCGCCTCGGCCGCGTCCCCGGACCCCCAGTGGATCCCGAGCGACCCGACCACGCAGGCCTACGACACGGTGCTGGGCACCGAGGGCACGCCCGTGCTGCGCTGGCTGCTCAACAGCCTGCTCAGCGCGGCCGGGCAGACCCTGCTCATCCTCATCACCGCGTCCATGGCCGCCTACGCGCTGGCCCGCATCGACTTCCCCGGCAAGAAGGTCGTCTTCGCGGTCATCATCGGCACGCTCTTCGTCCCGCCGGTGATCCTGCTCATCCCGAACTACCTCATCGTCGGGCGCCTCGGCTGGCTCGACACGCTGTGGGCGGTGATCGTGCCGGGCGCTGCGGGCGCCTTCGGCGTCTTCTTCCTGCGCCAGTTCTTCCTCGGCCTGCCCGCGGAGCTGGAGGAAGCGGCCGCCATCGACGGCGCGAGCCGGTGGCGCACCTTCCTGCAGGTCGTGCTGCCGCTGTCGAAGCCGGCGCTGGTGACCCTCGGCATGCTGTCGTTCCTCACCAACTGGAACGACTTCCTCTGGCCGGTGTACGTGCTGTTCTCGCCGGAGAACCAGACCCTGCCGGCCGGCCTGTCGACCCTGCAGAACGCCAACGCGGTCCGGTACGACCTGCTCATGGCCGGCGCGGTCATCGCCAGCGTGCCGGTGCTGCTGCTCTACCTCGTCGCCCAGCGGTTCGTCGTCGAGGGCGTCTCGCGGGCCGGCCTCAAGGGCTGA
- a CDS encoding DUF1992 domain-containing protein, translating into MTERKPHGVTYEDWVDRQIRRAQERGAFDGLPGAGKPLRDLDRGKTGEEWVVDWARREEADLRAALPPSLAFRREKQDLLEDLARVPAERRLREAVEDFNARLRRALLRPQEGPPLTTMPLDVEALVERWRAERPPPPPPAPPTRARAEERRRRRWWWRRP; encoded by the coding sequence GTGACGGAGCGCAAGCCGCACGGGGTGACGTACGAGGACTGGGTCGACCGGCAGATCCGCCGCGCCCAGGAGCGCGGCGCCTTCGACGGGCTGCCCGGGGCCGGCAAGCCGCTGCGCGACCTGGACCGCGGCAAGACCGGCGAGGAGTGGGTCGTCGACTGGGCCCGCCGCGAGGAGGCGGACCTGCGCGCGGCGCTGCCGCCGAGCCTGGCGTTCCGGCGGGAGAAGCAGGACCTGCTGGAGGACCTGGCCCGGGTGCCGGCGGAGCGGCGCCTGCGCGAGGCGGTCGAGGACTTCAACGCCCGGCTGCGCCGCGCCCTGCTGCGCCCGCAGGAGGGGCCGCCGCTGACGACGATGCCGCTCGACGTCGAGGCGCTCGTCGAGCGCTGGCGCGCGGAGCGGCCCCCGCCGCCCCCGCCCGCGCCGCCGACGCGGGCCCGCGCCGAGGAGCGCCGCCGCCGGCGCTGGTGGTGGCGCAGGCCGTGA
- a CDS encoding DUF1810 domain-containing protein, translating to MDASEEDPYDLRRFVEAQEGAYDGALAELRRGRKTGHWMWFVLPQLRGLGRSPAAQRYGLTGLAEARAYAGHPVLGPRLAACARALLDLPGDDPVAVLGEVDALKLRSSMTLFARADPQGPYGEVLARYCGGEDPRTVALLGA from the coding sequence GTGGACGCGAGCGAGGAGGACCCGTACGACCTGCGGCGCTTCGTCGAGGCCCAGGAGGGGGCGTACGACGGGGCGCTCGCCGAGCTGCGGCGCGGGCGCAAGACGGGGCACTGGATGTGGTTCGTCCTCCCGCAGCTGCGCGGCCTCGGGCGCAGCCCCGCCGCGCAGCGCTACGGGCTCACCGGCCTGGCGGAGGCGCGGGCCTACGCCGGGCACCCGGTGCTCGGCCCGCGGCTCGCCGCCTGCGCCCGGGCGCTGCTGGACCTGCCCGGCGACGACCCGGTCGCCGTGCTCGGCGAGGTCGACGCGCTCAAGCTGCGCTCGTCGATGACGCTCTTCGCGCGGGCTGACCCGCAGGGCCCGTACGGCGAGGTGCTCGCGCGGTACTGCGGCGGCGAGGACCCGCGCACGGTCGCGCTGCTCGGCGCCTGA
- a CDS encoding helix-turn-helix domain-containing protein, with the protein MEADTSPRRWIERAHLREPGDASHVMHAYEPDPACADLLRRFWVPVWSVPPGREAPQRVLQYPACLLVVSSTYARFYGVVRGLSTTTLSGDGWAVGLSLAPAGGALVASGSVAPYTDRHVDLAEVLGPDGTALAARVREVMDPDPLDPGAHRAATGLVTAVARRWLPVDEEGLLVNRVVDLVEHRGVRRVGDLCAASGLGERSLQRLVHRRLGIAPRWLVQRRRLQDAAVRLRDGTATAAQVAAELGYADQAHLTRDFARVTGTTPGAFAARHRAAPA; encoded by the coding sequence ATGGAAGCCGACACCTCGCCGCGGCGGTGGATCGAGCGGGCGCACCTGCGCGAGCCGGGCGACGCCTCGCACGTCATGCACGCGTACGAGCCCGACCCCGCCTGCGCCGACCTGCTGCGGCGCTTCTGGGTGCCGGTCTGGTCGGTGCCGCCGGGGCGGGAGGCGCCGCAGCGGGTGCTGCAGTACCCCGCGTGCCTGCTCGTCGTCAGCAGCACGTACGCCCGCTTCTATGGCGTGGTGCGCGGGCTGTCCACGACGACGCTGTCCGGCGACGGCTGGGCGGTCGGGCTGTCGCTGGCGCCCGCCGGAGGGGCGCTGGTGGCCAGCGGGTCGGTGGCGCCGTACACCGACCGGCACGTCGACCTCGCCGAGGTGCTCGGCCCCGACGGGACGGCGCTGGCCGCCCGCGTGCGCGAGGTCATGGACCCCGACCCGCTCGACCCCGGGGCGCACCGCGCCGCGACGGGCCTGGTCACCGCCGTCGCCCGGCGCTGGCTGCCGGTGGACGAGGAGGGCCTGCTCGTCAACCGCGTCGTCGACCTCGTCGAGCACCGCGGCGTGCGCCGGGTCGGTGACCTGTGCGCGGCCAGCGGCCTCGGCGAGCGGTCCCTGCAGCGCCTCGTGCACCGGCGCCTCGGCATCGCACCGCGCTGGCTGGTGCAGCGGCGCCGGCTGCAGGACGCCGCGGTGCGGCTGCGCGACGGGACGGCGACGGCCGCGCAGGTCGCCGCGGAGCTCGGCTACGCCGACCAGGCGCACCTCACCCGCGACTTCGCCCGGGTCACCGGGACCACGCCGGGCGCCTTCGCCGCCCGCCACCGGGCGGCGCCGGCCTAG
- a CDS encoding maleylpyruvate isomerase family mycothiol-dependent enzyme has protein sequence MNATLTRYRAAGEPLGALLAALPAGAWGAPSPCEGWAARDVVRHLVDTQREFLAGRGVELGPAPDVDADPAGAWARHAGAVEAALADEAVAAAPFDGYFGPTTTGETLERFYVWDMVVHRWDVATAAGLDAGLSEEELDRVEEGAAGFGEALYLEGVCRPGVQAPAGAGRAARVLARLGRRA, from the coding sequence GTGAACGCGACGCTGACCCGCTACCGCGCGGCGGGGGAGCCCCTCGGGGCCCTCCTCGCCGCCCTGCCCGCCGGCGCCTGGGGCGCCCCCTCGCCCTGCGAGGGCTGGGCCGCCCGCGACGTGGTCCGCCACCTCGTCGACACCCAGCGCGAGTTCCTCGCCGGGCGCGGGGTCGAGCTCGGCCCGGCGCCGGACGTCGACGCCGACCCGGCCGGCGCGTGGGCGCGGCACGCCGGTGCCGTCGAGGCCGCGCTCGCCGACGAGGCCGTGGCCGCGGCGCCCTTCGACGGGTACTTCGGGCCGACGACCACCGGCGAGACCCTCGAGCGCTTCTACGTCTGGGACATGGTGGTGCACCGCTGGGACGTCGCCACGGCGGCCGGGCTCGACGCGGGACTGAGCGAGGAGGAGCTGGACCGGGTCGAGGAGGGCGCGGCGGGCTTCGGCGAGGCGCTCTACCTGGAGGGGGTCTGCCGCCCCGGGGTGCAGGCGCCCGCGGGCGCGGGGCGCGCGGCACGGGTGCTGGCCCGCCTCGGCCGGCGCGCCTGA
- a CDS encoding IclR family transcriptional regulator domain-containing protein, whose protein sequence is MAGRGEGPDFVEALARGLDVLASFDGEHPAMTLSEVAARTGLARPTARRLLLTLEELGYVRSSAGAFSPTPRVLALGTAYVSSLGLWDVARPHMEALVARTGESTSMAQLDGSDIVYVARVSVPKLIALRVDVGTRFPAPQTSQGKVLLAALPDDRLEAVLGEPSRSGLPPYIGRPLPALREELVQVRARGWALADSELAPGVRSVAVPVRDGTGSVRAAMNVTVHAAETSVERLLQDHLPLLLRTAGDVSAEWALWRSRPHVELERGAGGTASA, encoded by the coding sequence GTGGCGGGACGGGGCGAGGGCCCGGACTTCGTGGAGGCGCTGGCTCGCGGCCTCGACGTCCTGGCCAGCTTCGACGGCGAGCACCCGGCGATGACGCTGAGCGAGGTCGCGGCGCGCACCGGGCTCGCCCGGCCGACCGCGCGCCGGCTGCTGCTCACCCTCGAGGAGCTCGGGTACGTCCGCTCGTCCGCCGGCGCCTTCTCCCCCACGCCGCGCGTCCTCGCGCTGGGGACGGCGTACGTGAGCTCGCTCGGGCTGTGGGACGTCGCCCGCCCGCACATGGAGGCGCTGGTCGCCCGCACCGGCGAGTCGACGTCGATGGCCCAGCTCGACGGCTCGGACATCGTCTACGTCGCCCGGGTGTCGGTCCCGAAGCTCATCGCCCTGCGGGTGGACGTGGGCACGCGCTTCCCGGCGCCGCAGACCTCGCAGGGCAAGGTGCTGCTCGCCGCGCTGCCCGACGACCGCCTCGAGGCGGTCCTGGGCGAGCCGAGCCGGTCGGGCCTGCCGCCGTACATCGGCCGTCCCCTCCCCGCGCTGCGCGAGGAGCTCGTGCAGGTGCGGGCCCGGGGCTGGGCCCTCGCCGACTCCGAGCTCGCGCCCGGGGTGCGCTCGGTCGCGGTGCCGGTGCGCGACGGCACCGGCAGCGTGCGCGCCGCGATGAACGTGACCGTCCACGCGGCCGAGACCTCCGTCGAGCGGCTGCTGCAGGACCACCTGCCGCTGCTGCTGCGGACCGCGGGCGACGTCAGCGCCGAGTGGGCGCTGTGGCGGTCCCGCCCCCACGTGGAGCTCGAGCGCGGCGCGGGCGGCACGGCCTCGGCCTGA
- a CDS encoding amidohydrolase family protein encodes MDDAHSVLTGADVLVVGDRVAAVGSALDVPAGTLEVDASGGVVMPGMVDTHRHMWQTAMRGYGADWSLTQYFVWYYLEHDRAFRPEDVRTGNLLSAWDALEAGVTTTVDWSHGLQSLEHAEAAVDALRAVPGRWVLAYGNIQAAPWEWTADPAVRAFLTRLRDAGDDRLGVQLAFDVTGDPAFPERAAFEVARELGLPVTTHAGVWGATGDDGIRLMHEHGFMRPDTVYVHAATLSTDSYHRIAATGGSVSVSTESEQSAGQGYPPTWQLRRHGIPVSLSMDTSVWWSSDLFSAMRTTLGADRSREHLEAHQRGDTVTHVHLRAEHVVDWATRGGARALGRDDLGLVAPGAKADLVLVKNDRSPVSFPLLNPYGHVAFQAQRGDVHTVLVDGRVVKHHGALVGVDLAALRAQAEATVEHLRATIGEDDWARGMDPDLPGTEVLDNPYQYTDYRSASTHAAGSDRVLG; translated from the coding sequence ATGGACGACGCGCACAGCGTCCTCACCGGGGCCGACGTGCTCGTGGTGGGCGACCGCGTCGCCGCCGTCGGCTCCGCCCTCGACGTGCCGGCCGGGACGCTGGAGGTCGACGCGTCCGGCGGCGTCGTCATGCCGGGCATGGTCGACACCCACCGGCACATGTGGCAGACCGCGATGCGCGGCTACGGCGCCGACTGGAGCCTGACGCAGTACTTCGTCTGGTACTACCTCGAGCACGACCGGGCCTTCCGCCCCGAGGACGTGCGGACGGGGAACCTGCTCTCGGCCTGGGACGCGCTCGAGGCGGGCGTGACCACGACGGTGGACTGGTCGCACGGCCTGCAGTCCCTGGAGCACGCGGAGGCCGCGGTGGACGCCCTGCGCGCCGTGCCCGGCCGATGGGTGCTGGCGTACGGCAACATCCAGGCGGCCCCCTGGGAGTGGACGGCCGATCCGGCGGTACGCGCTTTCCTGACCCGGCTGCGCGACGCGGGCGACGACCGCCTCGGCGTGCAGCTCGCCTTCGACGTCACCGGCGACCCCGCCTTCCCCGAGCGGGCGGCCTTCGAGGTGGCCCGCGAGCTCGGGCTGCCGGTGACCACGCACGCGGGCGTCTGGGGCGCCACGGGCGACGACGGCATCCGGCTCATGCACGAGCACGGCTTCATGCGGCCCGACACGGTCTACGTCCACGCCGCGACCCTCTCCACCGACTCCTACCACCGCATCGCCGCCACCGGCGGCTCGGTGTCGGTGTCCACGGAGTCCGAGCAGAGCGCCGGGCAGGGCTACCCGCCCACCTGGCAGCTGCGCCGCCACGGCATCCCCGTCTCGCTCTCGATGGACACGAGCGTCTGGTGGAGCAGCGACCTCTTCTCGGCCATGCGCACCACCCTGGGGGCCGACCGCTCCCGCGAGCACCTCGAGGCGCACCAGCGGGGCGACACGGTGACCCACGTGCACCTGCGCGCGGAGCACGTCGTGGACTGGGCCACCCGCGGCGGGGCGCGTGCCCTCGGGCGGGACGACCTCGGCCTGGTCGCGCCGGGCGCCAAGGCCGACCTCGTGCTCGTCAAGAACGACCGCTCCCCCGTCTCCTTCCCGCTGCTGAACCCGTACGGGCACGTCGCGTTCCAGGCGCAGCGCGGCGACGTGCACACCGTCCTCGTCGACGGGCGGGTCGTGAAGCACCACGGCGCGCTGGTCGGGGTGGACCTGGCCGCGCTGCGGGCGCAGGCCGAGGCCACGGTCGAGCACCTGCGTGCGACGATCGGCGAGGACGACTGGGCCCGGGGCATGGACCCGGACCTGCCGGGCACCGAGGTGCTGGACAACCCGTACCAGTACACCGACTACAGGTCCGCCTCCACGCACGCGGCGGGCAGCGACCGCGTGCTCGGCTGA